A genome region from Methylohalobius crimeensis 10Ki includes the following:
- a CDS encoding SRPBCC family protein, with amino-acid sequence MQKSTTLPLTLIFLGALQALFLSSAWAHGPTPQKSDHEVVIKASFDEVWEKVKAPAALCDWHPLAKRCEVNDAGDERVIELENGERFSEAILEVNEQNHIVYLRQGDPNVKALPVSSYSTRMETEDNGDGTVTVRWKARYYRGDTGNFPPEHLSDEAAVEAMNRWMKTGLEGLQEAFAH; translated from the coding sequence ATGCAAAAATCGACAACCTTACCCCTGACGCTGATTTTCCTGGGTGCCCTGCAAGCCCTGTTTTTGTCCAGCGCGTGGGCGCACGGTCCCACGCCCCAGAAATCCGATCACGAAGTGGTGATCAAGGCGTCATTCGACGAGGTTTGGGAAAAGGTCAAGGCGCCGGCCGCTCTGTGCGATTGGCACCCCTTGGCGAAACGTTGTGAAGTGAACGACGCGGGGGATGAGCGGGTGATCGAGCTGGAAAACGGGGAGCGGTTCAGCGAGGCGATTCTGGAGGTCAACGAGCAGAATCACATCGTCTATCTGCGCCAGGGAGACCCCAACGTCAAGGCGCTGCCGGTCAGTTCCTACTCCACCCGCATGGAGACCGAGGACAACGGCGACGGCACCGTGACGGTGCGTTGGAAGGCGCGCTACTACCGCGGCGACACCGGCAATTTCCCGCCCGAGCATCTCAGCGACGAAGCGGCGGTCGAGGCCATGAACCGCTGGATGAAAACGGGGTTGGAAGGGCTTCAAGAAGCATTCGCCCATTGA
- a CDS encoding IS630 family transposase, translating into MTQAQAGAIELAYVDEAGFAPQPPNRSAWTAKGETHAVAPKRAKRLNVIGALLSSGRLFMTKLWWNVSGLYFFAFLMALVERVKKPLVVILDNASIHTAKSLQPYWELLEEKGLRFYFLPPYSPELNRIEMLWRKMKYEWLPFKTFTPEELEQAIGEIGAGFGSEYMLTF; encoded by the coding sequence ATGACCCAGGCCCAGGCGGGTGCAATCGAACTGGCTTACGTGGACGAGGCGGGTTTTGCGCCGCAACCGCCGAACCGCTCGGCGTGGACGGCGAAAGGCGAGACGCACGCCGTTGCACCCAAGCGGGCAAAGCGTCTGAACGTGATCGGCGCGTTACTGTCGTCGGGCAGACTGTTTATGACCAAACTGTGGTGGAACGTCAGCGGACTGTACTTTTTTGCCTTCCTGATGGCGCTCGTGGAGCGTGTCAAGAAGCCGTTGGTGGTGATTTTGGATAACGCCTCGATCCATACCGCCAAGTCCTTGCAGCCATATTGGGAACTGCTGGAAGAAAAAGGGTTGCGTTTCTACTTCCTGCCCCCTTATAGCCCGGAGTTGAACCGCATCGAAATGTTATGGCGTAAGATGAAATACGAATGGCTCCCGTTCAAGACGTTCACGCCGGAAGAACTCGAACAGGCAATCGGTGAAATCGGGGCCGGTTTTGGCTCGGAATACATGCTGACTTTCTGA
- a CDS encoding helix-turn-helix domain-containing protein, which produces MGVKAIELSEGERETLRAIIKKGVDWRERDRAETILALSEGRTVAEVAETQGVKPETVRVRRRKWLKRGFASLPDRQRSGAPSKLTDEHRVQLRCWVEAEPLTARVLLTRLEREFGVKIGATTLRNELKRLGYVWKRTRYCLKKSVMKDVLSKPSGISPN; this is translated from the coding sequence ATGGGCGTGAAAGCGATAGAATTGAGCGAAGGCGAGCGGGAAACGCTGCGGGCGATTATCAAAAAAGGCGTGGATTGGCGGGAGCGTGACCGAGCGGAAACGATCTTGGCCTTGTCGGAGGGGCGGACGGTGGCGGAGGTTGCGGAAACGCAAGGGGTGAAGCCGGAAACGGTGCGGGTGCGGCGGCGGAAATGGCTGAAAAGAGGTTTTGCGAGCTTGCCGGACCGGCAACGCAGCGGGGCGCCCAGCAAACTGACGGACGAACACCGCGTGCAGTTGAGGTGCTGGGTCGAGGCGGAGCCGTTGACGGCGCGCGTCCTACTGACGCGGCTGGAGCGGGAATTTGGCGTGAAGATCGGCGCGACGACGCTGCGCAACGAATTGAAGCGCCTGGGCTATGTCTGGAAGCGCACGCGCTACTGTTTAAAAAAAAGCGTGATGAAGGACGTTTTGAGCAAGCCCAGCGGGATATCGCCGAACTGA
- a CDS encoding coiled-coil domain-containing protein, whose translation MTVLLDTHALVKKLKASGIPEAQAEAITEGLSEALDTRDLVTKQDLRDAVQGLNTKIDTPRRDLETTETNLCKDLESVATNLQTVESSLRKGLQAVEANLRKDIATVESHLRTVETNLCQEIATVEVNLRKGLETLETTLRQEQQTIKAELRQELAETKSELIKWMVGLAIAQLAMLTGILFKLV comes from the coding sequence ATGACCGTGCTGCTCGACACTCACGCTCTCGTCAAAAAACTCAAGGCTTCCGGGATACCGGAAGCCCAGGCCGAGGCCATTACCGAAGGTTTGTCCGAAGCCCTGGACACGCGTGATCTGGTCACCAAGCAGGACCTGCGGGACGCGGTCCAGGGATTGAATACGAAAATCGACACCCCTCGGCGCGATTTGGAAACGACGGAAACCAATTTATGCAAAGACCTGGAATCCGTAGCGACCAATCTGCAAACCGTTGAGAGCAGTCTGCGCAAAGGCTTGCAAGCAGTTGAGGCCAATCTGCGCAAAGATATCGCAACCGTTGAGAGTCACCTGCGAACGGTTGAGACCAATCTATGCCAGGAAATTGCAACGGTTGAAGTCAATCTGAGGAAGGGTCTGGAAACCTTGGAGACCACTCTGAGGCAAGAGCAGCAAACCATCAAGGCCGAATTGCGTCAGGAACTCGCCGAAACCAAATCGGAACTGATCAAATGGATGGTGGGGCTGGCCATCGCGCAACTGGCCATGCTGACCGGCATCCTCTTCAAGCTTGTTTAA
- the recQ gene encoding DNA helicase RecQ — protein sequence MPPSPDQILSSVFGYDSFRGHQEAIIQHLLNGGDALVLMPTGGGKSLCYQIPALIRPGVAVVVSPLIALMRDQVEALRQLGVRAAYLNSTLEWEAARRIENQLLREELDLIYVAPERLLTEGFLSLLARTRLALFAIDEAHCVSQWGHDFRPEYRQLTVLHERFPEVPRCALTATADEPTRREIVERLGLEQAKAFTSSFDRPNIRYQVVPKQNGRRQLLGFLKREHPTDAGIVYCLSRKRVEEIARFLSEQGFTALPYHAGLPADRRQEHQARFLQEDGVIMVATVAFGMGIDKPDVRFVAHLELPKSLEGYYQETGRAGRDGLPADAWMTYGLADVITLRQLLAASQAEERHRHVERIKLEAMLGYCESTSCRRQVLLGYFGERLPQPCGNCDVCLEPMPTWDGTEAARKALSCVYRTGQRFGVQHLTDVLLGRMTDRIQSFGHHKLSTFGIGTELDEGQWRSAFRQLVAAGLLTVDLERRGGLRLTSECRPLLRGETTIHFRRDSAPKKTRAQPSSLPSGFEDPDTQTLWESLRAQRLKLAREQGVPPYVIFHDATLRELVVNRPRSLAELGCLPGIGERKLEAYGRIFLEVLRAHKERWGRSS from the coding sequence ATGCCTCCCTCCCCTGATCAAATCCTAAGCTCGGTCTTCGGTTACGACAGCTTCCGCGGTCACCAGGAAGCGATCATCCAGCACCTCCTAAACGGCGGAGACGCCCTGGTGCTGATGCCCACCGGAGGCGGCAAGTCGCTTTGCTATCAGATTCCCGCGCTCATCCGCCCCGGCGTCGCAGTGGTAGTCTCGCCGCTCATCGCCCTCATGCGCGATCAGGTGGAGGCGCTGCGCCAGCTCGGGGTGCGCGCCGCCTATCTCAACTCCACCCTGGAGTGGGAGGCCGCGCGCCGGATCGAAAATCAGCTGCTGCGAGAAGAGCTGGATCTGATCTATGTGGCCCCGGAACGCCTGCTGACCGAAGGCTTCCTGTCTCTGCTCGCGCGCACCCGGCTGGCGCTGTTCGCCATCGACGAGGCCCATTGCGTCTCCCAATGGGGCCACGACTTCCGCCCGGAATACCGTCAGCTCACCGTATTGCACGAGCGTTTCCCCGAGGTGCCCCGGTGCGCCCTGACCGCCACCGCCGACGAACCGACCCGACGAGAAATCGTCGAGCGCCTGGGACTCGAACAGGCCAAGGCGTTCACCTCCAGCTTCGACCGGCCCAATATCCGTTACCAAGTGGTGCCCAAACAGAACGGCCGACGCCAACTGCTGGGTTTTTTGAAAAGAGAGCATCCCACCGACGCGGGCATTGTCTACTGCCTGTCCCGCAAGCGCGTCGAGGAGATCGCGCGTTTTCTTTCCGAGCAGGGCTTCACCGCCCTGCCCTACCACGCGGGCCTGCCCGCCGACCGGCGCCAGGAACACCAGGCTCGCTTCCTGCAGGAGGACGGCGTGATCATGGTGGCCACCGTCGCCTTCGGCATGGGAATCGACAAACCCGACGTGCGCTTCGTCGCGCACCTGGAACTTCCCAAAAGCCTGGAGGGATATTACCAGGAGACCGGCCGGGCCGGGCGCGACGGGCTTCCCGCCGATGCCTGGATGACCTATGGCTTGGCGGATGTGATCACATTGCGCCAGCTGCTCGCGGCATCCCAGGCCGAAGAACGGCACCGGCACGTCGAGCGGATCAAGCTCGAGGCCATGCTGGGCTATTGCGAGTCCACAAGCTGCCGCCGCCAAGTGCTGCTGGGGTATTTCGGCGAACGTCTCCCGCAGCCATGCGGCAACTGCGATGTCTGCCTGGAGCCCATGCCCACTTGGGACGGTACCGAGGCGGCTCGCAAGGCGCTTTCCTGCGTCTACCGCACCGGCCAGCGTTTCGGCGTCCAACACCTGACGGATGTCCTCTTGGGGCGGATGACCGACCGGATTCAAAGCTTCGGTCACCACAAGCTGAGCACCTTCGGGATCGGCACCGAGCTCGACGAGGGTCAATGGCGCTCCGCGTTTCGCCAATTGGTTGCCGCCGGTCTGCTCACGGTGGACCTGGAGCGCCGGGGCGGATTGCGCCTCACTTCGGAATGCCGCCCTTTGCTGCGCGGCGAAACCACCATTCATTTTCGCCGGGACTCGGCTCCGAAAAAAACGCGGGCACAGCCGTCAAGCCTTCCATCGGGATTCGAGGATCCGGACACCCAGACATTGTGGGAAAGCTTGCGCGCGCAGCGGTTGAAATTGGCCCGGGAGCAAGGCGTTCCGCCCTACGTCATCTTTCACGATGCGACGCTCCGGGAGTTAGTCGTCAACCGCCCCCGGAGTCTGGCAGAATTGGGCTGTTTGCCCGGCATCGGCGAGCGCAAGCTGGAAGCGTACGGACGGATATTCCTTGAGGTCCTGCGCGCCCACAAGGAACGCTGGGGCCGGTCGAGTTAA
- a CDS encoding IS66 family transposase produces MWSLSTDQAAYFLTHYSRGKGAANVLLGDINGILVTDRHGGYNDYDLANKRLGVSVYQALRTICTQGMTEGKVTFRLPIPKPQPLPLPPRERLPGKVWLKPKGRIRALQADQDAALQQRICDAIDTATANGESDGGQVPLGDLETQLLAEVIPLRDDGLPDRDDLQGVAVFLMELGLSQVVNLEGIAKIFELTPSESAEDRRRLPDSIAPFGHKGLTADRGETNVTVAEGRGVGEFSHGGRFLIIFSIPSRHRPPYRYGRNCKDRAFYRR; encoded by the coding sequence TTGTGGTCCTTATCGACCGATCAGGCGGCCTACTTCCTGACTCATTATTCCCGAGGCAAGGGCGCCGCCAATGTGCTGCTGGGGGATATCAACGGGATTCTCGTCACCGACCGGCATGGCGGCTACAACGACTACGATCTGGCCAACAAACGCTTAGGCGTCAGTGTCTATCAAGCGCTGCGGACCATCTGTACCCAGGGCATGACCGAAGGAAAGGTCACCTTCCGGTTACCTATCCCCAAACCACAACCGTTGCCTTTGCCCCCTCGTGAACGCTTACCGGGGAAGGTCTGGTTGAAGCCCAAGGGTCGTATTCGGGCGCTACAGGCCGATCAAGACGCGGCGTTGCAGCAACGGATCTGCGATGCGATCGACACCGCGACCGCCAATGGCGAAAGCGACGGGGGGCAAGTGCCACTGGGAGATCTTGAAACACAGTTGCTGGCCGAGGTGATCCCCCTGCGCGACGACGGTCTTCCGGACCGCGACGATCTGCAGGGTGTGGCTGTGTTTCTGATGGAACTCGGCTTGTCGCAGGTCGTGAACCTCGAAGGGATCGCCAAGATTTTCGAACTGACCCCCTCGGAATCCGCCGAAGACCGGCGCCGGCTCCCGGATTCAATTGCTCCGTTTGGCCATAAAGGCCTCACCGCCGATCGGGGGGAAACCAACGTGACCGTCGCGGAGGGAAGGGGGGTGGGAGAGTTCAGTCATGGCGGACGGTTCCTCATAATATTTTCCATACCAAGCCGCCATAGACCGCCGTACCGCTACGGTCGTAATTGTAAAGATCGGGCGTTCTATCGTCGTTGA
- a CDS encoding TonB-dependent receptor plug domain-containing protein, which yields MAIEKLHLQYLTYLLIANPTIALADPSPEHTLPPMIVTPSDSETNGAEPPILDETRATTRLTQKDIQIAHERSIDEVLRGQAGIGITQGGSFGFGLIQARGVSGQGMLTLDGVPVPDSLPGVVNINAVLPDGMERVDIRRGFAPASRPFSALGGAIDLTSRTARDNSLDLRVEGGSFGFLGETLRANLATESARLAVSANRSDAFDGAYLAQQSNGNPERDPFHSTQALMKTGVDLSDSVTWEGSLLYRNSWTALDGYGIRDGRLAIVDQDDSFLDEQNWMAQNRLRAQLSDDWHSSLQLAYTRSDNHGRISGLNVGYTTELYLARWLNEQRVWRGQNEDAVHLVWGAEGRYEWAEAPTFGPPPDFEPGAPFDENRNQQAGFLETRFAYGDFNGDVGVRYESYSRFDAQVLFHAGAAWQISDTLKLRANGGNGFRIPSYAERLYPLLGNLALKPERGAGGDLGLKWQASSMLELSLTGFYGRYDDLIVVSWVPQPSAAIPCAGECISNVANATIAGLEAGGEIAFDDQWRGGVSYTYTDGRNLDNHRRLPLQAKSRVRMWGEWRVPGIPLTLWAEGVYRSLIYSDLDNTLDEEDAFRLNLHADYRLSEKFNLYVRGENVNDDRTPDLYNYDRSGTAVYGGLVWKIL from the coding sequence ATGGCGATTGAAAAATTGCATCTGCAATACTTGACGTATCTGTTGATAGCAAATCCCACGATCGCGCTAGCCGATCCTTCGCCGGAACACACCTTACCTCCCATGATCGTTACCCCGTCTGATTCCGAAACAAATGGTGCCGAACCCCCTATCCTGGACGAAACACGCGCCACCACACGCTTGACGCAAAAAGATATACAGATTGCCCATGAACGCAGTATCGACGAGGTACTGCGCGGACAAGCGGGTATCGGGATCACCCAGGGCGGCAGCTTCGGCTTCGGATTAATCCAAGCCCGGGGGGTTAGCGGGCAAGGCATGCTGACCCTGGACGGCGTGCCGGTGCCAGATTCGCTACCCGGCGTGGTCAATATCAACGCCGTTCTGCCGGACGGCATGGAACGCGTGGACATCCGGCGCGGTTTCGCTCCGGCCTCGCGGCCGTTTTCCGCCTTGGGCGGCGCAATCGATTTAACTTCGCGCACCGCCCGCGACAATAGCCTCGATCTGCGCGTGGAAGGCGGTAGCTTCGGCTTTCTTGGCGAAACGCTGCGCGCCAACCTGGCAACGGAAAGCGCGCGCCTTGCGGTGTCCGCAAACCGCTCGGATGCGTTCGACGGCGCTTATCTCGCCCAACAGTCCAACGGCAACCCGGAACGCGATCCGTTCCACTCCACCCAGGCGTTGATGAAAACCGGCGTGGATCTCAGCGACAGCGTTACTTGGGAAGGGTCGTTGCTGTACCGCAATTCGTGGACTGCATTGGACGGCTACGGCATCCGCGACGGGAGGCTGGCCATAGTCGATCAAGATGACTCGTTTCTCGACGAGCAAAACTGGATGGCGCAAAACCGTCTCCGGGCACAATTGAGCGACGATTGGCATAGCAGCCTGCAACTGGCTTATACGCGTTCCGACAACCATGGCCGGATCTCCGGGTTGAATGTGGGCTATACCACCGAACTTTATTTGGCCCGCTGGCTTAACGAACAACGCGTCTGGCGGGGGCAAAACGAGGATGCCGTCCATTTGGTCTGGGGCGCGGAAGGGCGCTACGAGTGGGCGGAGGCGCCGACTTTCGGTCCGCCGCCCGACTTTGAACCGGGTGCGCCGTTCGACGAAAACCGCAACCAGCAAGCCGGTTTTCTGGAAACCCGTTTTGCCTACGGCGATTTCAACGGTGATGTTGGCGTTCGCTACGAAAGCTACAGCCGCTTCGACGCGCAAGTGTTGTTCCACGCCGGCGCGGCTTGGCAAATTTCGGACACGCTGAAGTTGCGCGCCAACGGGGGCAACGGCTTCCGCATTCCCAGCTATGCGGAAAGGCTGTATCCGCTGCTAGGCAATCTTGCGCTTAAACCGGAACGCGGCGCGGGCGGCGACCTCGGCTTGAAATGGCAGGCATCGTCGATGCTCGAACTAAGTCTTACCGGCTTCTACGGCCGTTACGACGACTTGATCGTCGTCAGCTGGGTGCCGCAGCCCAGCGCCGCGATTCCCTGTGCCGGCGAATGCATCTCCAATGTCGCCAACGCCACCATTGCCGGCCTGGAAGCCGGCGGCGAAATCGCCTTCGACGATCAATGGCGCGGCGGCGTCTCCTACACGTATACCGACGGCCGCAATCTCGACAATCACCGCCGGTTGCCGCTCCAGGCGAAAAGCAGGGTCCGAATGTGGGGCGAATGGCGGGTCCCCGGCATCCCGTTGACTTTATGGGCCGAAGGCGTGTACCGGAGTCTCATCTATAGCGACCTGGACAATACGCTCGACGAGGAGGACGCTTTCCGGCTCAACCTTCACGCCGACTACCGGTTATCCGAAAAATTTAACCTTTATGTGCGCGGAGAGAACGTCAACGACGATAGAACGCCCGATCTTTACAATTACGACCGTAGCGGTACGGCGGTCTATGGCGGCTTGGTATGGAAAATATTATGA
- the oadA gene encoding sodium-extruding oxaloacetate decarboxylase subunit alpha, which yields MSKVHITDLILRDAHQCLIATRMRTEDMLPICPQLDQIGYWSLECWGGATYDACIRFLKEDPWERLRQLRQALPNTRLQMLLRGQNLLGYRHYADDVVEAFVAQAAAGGMDVFRIFDALNDLRNLETAIAAVKRAGKHAQGTLSYTVSPVHSVEGFVEQAKELAKMDCDSIAIKDMAGLLTPKVTADLVRSIKQAVSLPLHLHCHATSGLAEICHIKAVENGCDHIDTALSSFAGGPSHPPTESLVVALDDLGFDPGLDLPALEEIAAYFWEIRCKYQRFQPEYIGPDPRVHIHQVPGGMISNLHNQLREQGALDRLDEVLAEIPKVREDLGYPPLVTPTSQIVGTQAVINILSGGRYQTITNEVKRYLQGGYGKPPAPVNEALRQKAVGKEEIIECRPADLLKPEMETLREQIGELAQSEEDVLTYALFPDVGRHFLEQRAAGTLQPEPIEPVTEAAATQAAPTEFNIHLHGETYHVRVTGAGPKQQPERHFYMVVDGVPEEAVIETLDEVVLSGGTEGAVPRRLSSKRPKAESEGDVTLSMPGNIVEVLVKEEDTVKAGDPVLIVETMKMETEVQAPISGKVTEIYVVKGDSATPKEALLHIEP from the coding sequence ATGAGCAAAGTACACATCACCGACCTGATCTTGCGCGATGCCCATCAGTGCCTAATCGCCACCCGCATGCGCACCGAAGACATGCTGCCGATTTGCCCCCAATTGGACCAAATCGGCTACTGGTCCCTGGAATGCTGGGGAGGAGCCACCTACGACGCCTGCATCCGGTTCCTCAAGGAAGACCCCTGGGAACGTCTCAGGCAATTGCGCCAGGCGCTCCCCAACACCCGCCTGCAGATGCTGCTGCGCGGGCAAAATCTGCTCGGCTATCGCCATTACGCCGACGACGTGGTGGAAGCGTTCGTGGCCCAGGCGGCGGCAGGCGGCATGGACGTGTTCCGCATCTTTGACGCCCTCAACGACCTGAGAAATCTGGAAACCGCCATCGCCGCGGTCAAGCGCGCCGGCAAACACGCCCAGGGAACCCTTTCCTACACCGTCAGCCCGGTCCACAGCGTCGAAGGATTCGTGGAGCAAGCCAAGGAACTGGCCAAAATGGATTGCGACAGCATCGCGATCAAGGACATGGCCGGCCTGCTCACTCCCAAGGTAACCGCCGACCTGGTGCGGTCGATCAAACAAGCGGTGAGCCTTCCCCTCCATCTCCACTGCCACGCCACCTCGGGTCTGGCGGAAATCTGTCACATCAAAGCGGTGGAAAACGGCTGCGATCATATCGATACCGCCCTCTCCTCCTTCGCCGGCGGCCCCAGCCATCCGCCCACCGAGAGCTTGGTGGTCGCCTTGGACGATTTGGGCTTTGATCCCGGCCTGGATTTGCCCGCCTTGGAGGAAATCGCCGCCTATTTCTGGGAAATCCGCTGCAAATACCAACGCTTCCAGCCGGAATACATCGGTCCCGATCCCCGGGTCCATATTCACCAGGTCCCCGGCGGCATGATTTCCAACCTTCACAATCAACTGCGGGAACAGGGCGCCCTGGACCGCTTGGACGAAGTCTTGGCGGAAATTCCCAAGGTGCGCGAGGACTTGGGCTATCCGCCTTTGGTGACCCCCACCTCCCAGATCGTGGGCACCCAGGCGGTCATCAACATATTGAGCGGAGGCCGCTATCAAACCATCACCAACGAGGTGAAACGTTACCTGCAGGGCGGCTACGGCAAGCCGCCCGCGCCGGTCAACGAAGCGCTCCGGCAAAAAGCGGTGGGCAAGGAAGAGATCATCGAATGTCGCCCTGCCGATCTGCTGAAGCCGGAAATGGAAACCCTCCGCGAACAGATCGGGGAATTGGCCCAATCCGAAGAAGACGTCCTCACTTACGCCCTCTTTCCGGACGTGGGTCGCCACTTCCTGGAACAGCGTGCCGCCGGCACCCTGCAGCCGGAACCCATCGAACCGGTCACCGAAGCCGCCGCCACCCAGGCGGCCCCCACCGAATTCAACATCCATCTCCACGGGGAAACCTATCACGTCCGGGTCACCGGCGCCGGTCCCAAACAGCAGCCGGAAAGACACTTCTACATGGTGGTGGACGGCGTGCCGGAAGAGGCCGTCATCGAGACGCTGGATGAAGTGGTCCTCAGCGGCGGCACCGAAGGGGCCGTCCCGCGCCGCCTCAGCAGCAAGCGCCCCAAAGCGGAAAGCGAAGGGGACGTGACCCTGTCCATGCCGGGCAATATCGTCGAAGTCCTGGTCAAGGAAGAGGATACGGTCAAAGCCGGCGATCCGGTTTTGATCGTCGAAACCATGAAGATGGAAACCGAGGTCCAGGCGCCGATTTCCGGCAAGGTGACGGAAATTTATGTGGTCAAAGGGGATTCGGCGACACCGAAGGAAGCTTTGCTGCATATTGAACCCTGA